From the Nitrospirota bacterium genome, the window TGGCCACCGCCATTATGAACAAGCTTATCCACCCGCCTACCGCAGCGCTGAAGGAGGATTCGGAGAACAAGGATATCCTGGTCGCTACAATCAAGAGACTTTACGGGATCGAAGAGGAGAAGAATGGGGACTAAGAAAATATCCATTGGCACAAGGGGAAGCAAACTCGCAGTATGGCAGGCGGAATTCGTGAAAGCGGAGTTGCAGAAGCTGAGTCCGGGCCTTGAGATTGAGCTGAACAGGATAAAGACGACAGGAGATAAAATCCTTGATGTGCCTCTTGCACAGGTCGGGGGGAAAGGGCTTTTTGTGAAGGAAATAGAAGAGGCCCTCCTGCGGCAGGAGGCTGATATCGCAGTGCACAGCATGAAAGACGTCCCGACGGAATTTCCCGAAGGACTGCATCTGGCGGTCATCTGTGCAAGAGAAGACCCGAGAGACGCGCTCATAGTCGGCCAGAAATCAATTTCCTCCTTGTCCGCGTTTTCTCAGGGGGAACAGGGGGAAAATGCCAGATCATTAATATATACCCTTCCACAAGGGGCAAGGGTCGGTACCAGCAGCCTCAGGCGGGCATGCCAGCTGCTCAGCATACGTCCTGACCTGCGCATCGGGCAGCTCCGGGGAAACCTCGATACGAGGCTTCGCAAACTGGATGAAGGGCAGTTCGATGCCATCATTCTTGCTGCTGCCGGTGTAATACGACTTGGCCTGCAGCATCGTATTGCCGAAATCCTCCCGTTTAAGGTGAGCCTGCCTGCGATAGGGCAGGGTGCTGTCGGAATTGAATGCAGGACTGATGACACCTTCATCCACACCCTCATAATGCCCCTGAACCATTCTGAAACGGATATCTGTGTAAGGGCTGAAAGGGCTTTCCTGCAAAGACTGGAAGGCGGATGCCAGGTTCCTATTGCGGCACATGCACGGATGATTGACGGAGCAATCATTATGGACGGGCTTGTCGGAAGCGTCAGCGGGGACAGGATTATAAGTGGACGCAGCAAGGGAATCCCCGGGGAGGAAGAGTCTATGGGAATCTTGCTTGCAGAGGAGATTCTTTCAAAAGGTGCAAAGGAAATCCTGGATGAGGTGTATCGCAGAAACCTGCCGGTTATAGACAGGGAAACAGGGGGCTAGCCGATCAGGCCTTCCCGTCTTTCCATTTCTTCCAGCTTCTCCCGCTTTTCCTGACAATCGATGCAGTAAATCGCGAAGGGAAGGATTTTGAGCCGCGCCTCGCTTATCTCTTCTCCGCAGTCTTCACAGCTTCCATAGGTCCCTTCATTGAGCTTGCGCAGCGCCTCGTCTATTTTCAGGAGGGTTTCCCTGTGACTGCTGAGATGCCTGAAGCTGATATCCTCGGACAGATCGACAATCGACCAGTCACCGTCGTCGAGGGCTGTGTCTACCAGTTGTCTTGTCTCTCCCTTTATGTATTTTGATATCTCGTTCTTTACCTCTTTGAACAGCTCCTGCTTCTTTGCGATAAGCAACCTTTTGAGCGCACGATTTCTCTCTTCCTCTGTGACCGCACCCATAGGCTGCATAATGC encodes:
- a CDS encoding TraR/DksA C4-type zinc finger protein; the protein is MATKKTKTKTVQKSGRKEKKTAAKTAKPPAEKPSAPSGKRKHVAVKPAPKKAPAKKKTASAGTSKAPPAKTRTGKSVPSKRKGTAAKAQKAVRQRSIMQPMGAVTEEERNRALKRLLIAKKQELFKEVKNEISKYIKGETRQLVDTALDDGDWSIVDLSEDISFRHLSSHRETLLKIDEALRKLNEGTYGSCEDCGEEISEARLKILPFAIYCIDCQEKREKLEEMERREGLIG
- the hemC gene encoding hydroxymethylbilane synthase; this encodes MGTKKISIGTRGSKLAVWQAEFVKAELQKLSPGLEIELNRIKTTGDKILDVPLAQVGGKGLFVKEIEEALLRQEADIAVHSMKDVPTEFPEGLHLAVICAREDPRDALIVGQKSISSLSAFSQGEQGENARSLIYTLPQGARVGTSSLRRACQLLSIRPDLRIGQLRGNLDTRLRKLDEGQFDAIILAAAGVIRLGLQHRIAEILPFKVSLPAIGQGAVGIECRTDDTFIHTLIMPLNHSETDICVRAERAFLQRLEGGCQVPIAAHARMIDGAIIMDGLVGSVSGDRIISGRSKGIPGEEESMGILLAEEILSKGAKEILDEVYRRNLPVIDRETGG